In the Desertifilum tharense IPPAS B-1220 genome, AAATATCCATTTATTTTTTACAAACAAAATTTAGAAAATATTGGATTTAACAATAATGTAATACAAGTGTTAAGTATGTCTAACCAAGTTCAATATGTTTGGCTATTGGCCGATGATGATATACTTTTGCCTAATGCAGTAGAATTATTTCTCAACTATCTAAAACTCGAAGCTAATAAATATGGATTATATGTAGTTAATTGGATTCAAAAGAACGAAGATTTAAGCCAGATAGTTCTTGAACGTTATATTCCAATTGAGGAAGATGAAGAATTAGACCATGAAGAGCTTTTTGTTAAGTATGCAGCATCAG is a window encoding:
- a CDS encoding glycosyltransferase, which codes for MLEINFNLGFAIPTYNRPETLNELLVSIIAQVSQYDFPVFISDNSTGETREQVCKIVQAHQIKYPFIFYKQNLENIGFNNNVIQVLSMSNQVQYVWLLADDDILLPNAVELFLNYLKLEANKYGLYVVNWIQKNEDLSQIVLERYIPIEEDEELDHEELFVKYAAS